The sequence below is a genomic window from Paracoccus sp. MA.
ACAGCTGATAGCTGATCGTGTCCAGGCTGGCCGAGCTCATCTGCCGGGTAGTGGTGGTCGCACCCGCCCCCTCGCCCGCGCCCAGGCCGATGTCATAAGGCGTCGAGCTGGTGCAGGCGACCTGCAGCGAGGCGGTGGCGTCGACATTGCCGGTCAGCACGCCCGCATTGCCGAAATCCAGCGTCTCGGTCGAGATGACTTGGCATTCCTCGGTAATGGTGATGCGGACGTCGAAACTGTCCGTGGCGGTCTGCGCCCAGGCCCCTAAGGGCACCAGCACCATGCATCCCGCAAGAGCCGCGCGCATCTTTATTCCAATCATGGCAATTATCCGTCCGGATAGAAATATTCCTGAAAACAGGCCGCACAATCTTGGACATTACGCGCTTATTGCACTAAACCTGCAGTTGTTAATACCTATTAACGCACACCATTAGCGTCAACAGAAAAATATTGCACGGGATGCGGTATTTGAACGCAGGTTTGCGATTATATCCAATTTGTCTTTAA
It includes:
- a CDS encoding spore coat U domain-containing protein — encoded protein: MIGIKMRAALAGCMVLVPLGAWAQTATDSFDVRITITEECQVISTETLDFGNAGVLTGNVDATASLQVACTSSTPYDIGLGAGEGAGATTTTRQMSSASLDTISYQLFRDSGRTANWGDTVGTDTQAGTGTGAAQSFTIYGRVIPQTTPAPGSYSDNVTVTVTY